The segment ATGCGGCCGGCTCAACGCTGAAAGACGTCACGATGGAGCTGGGCGGCAAATCACCGCTGATCATTTTTGATGATGCCGACCTCGATCTGGCTGCCGACATCGCGATGATGGCGAATTTCTACAGCTCCGGCCAGGTCTGCACCAACGGCACCCGTGTCTTTATTCCGGCCAGACTGCAGGCCGCATTTGAGGCGAAGATCAGCGAACGCGTGGCCCGCATTCAGGCTGGCGATCTGCGCGATCCGGCGACCAACTTCGGCCCGCTGGTCAGCTTCAGCCATCGTGACAACGTGATGCGTTACATCGAATCCGGCATCGCCGAAGGCGCGCGTGTCCTGTGCGGCGGCAAACGTCTGACCGGTGGTGAGTTCGACCAGGGTGCGTGGGTTGCGCCGACCGTCTTCACCGACTGCCGCGATGAGATGAAGATTGTGCGTGAAGAGATCTTCGGACCGGTGATGTCGATCCTGAGCTACGAAAGCGAAGAGGAAGTGATCCGCCGCGCCAACGACACCGAATTCGGTCTGGCTGCGGGTCTGGTGACTCAGGATCTCAACCGGGCGCACCGCGTCATTCATCAGATTGAAGCGGGTATCTGCTGGATCAATACCTGGGGCGAATCCGCGGCAGAGATGCCGGTGGGCGGCTACAAGCACTCCGGTATCGGCCGCGAGAATGGCCTGATGACGCTGCAGAGCTACACCCAGGTCAAGTCAGTTCAGGTTGAGCTGACCCGTTTTCAGTCAGTCTTTTAATCCCTTAACCTGAGGAACGACGAATGGAATATGATTACATCATTATTGGAGCCGGATCCGCAGGAAATGTGCTGGCAACCCGCCTGACCGAAGAGAGCAACGTGAGTGTCCTGTTGCTGGAAGCGGGCGGCCCGGACTACCGTTTTGATTTTCGCACCCA is part of the Pantoea sp. Ep11b genome and harbors:
- the betB gene encoding betaine-aldehyde dehydrogenase, coding for MSRFTEQKLYIDGAYVAAASGETFQTINPVNGDVLAEVHAAGQEDVDRAVAAARKGQKVWAAMTAMERSRILRRAVDILRERNDELAELEMLDTGKPFSETASVDIVTGADVLEYYAGLVPALEGQQIPLRDTSFVYTRREPLGVVAGIGAWNYPIQIALWKSAPALAAGNAMIFKPSEVTPLTALKLAEIYTEAGLPDGVFNVLPGIGSVTGQLLTEHPGIDKVSFTGGVVSGKKVMANAAGSTLKDVTMELGGKSPLIIFDDADLDLAADIAMMANFYSSGQVCTNGTRVFIPARLQAAFEAKISERVARIQAGDLRDPATNFGPLVSFSHRDNVMRYIESGIAEGARVLCGGKRLTGGEFDQGAWVAPTVFTDCRDEMKIVREEIFGPVMSILSYESEEEVIRRANDTEFGLAAGLVTQDLNRAHRVIHQIEAGICWINTWGESAAEMPVGGYKHSGIGRENGLMTLQSYTQVKSVQVELTRFQSVF